One genomic window of Anaerolineales bacterium includes the following:
- a CDS encoding glycosyltransferase family 39 protein: MEEKRNSLSNHEDPSGQVQEPTVLDWVKSILRFNPIPIPEKVATADEKAMAPAHRPPLSPRETASRPVEMPAWSQLRFPLALILAVIAQFTIESIKTSPDCCSTRHYALIFISLHLFIVSAAILAFSLIRGDFRIEPLPAVRGTASVVAFRPMPLLFAVIFSMLTYLTSSEDTFRLSTVVFWSAALISALMAFWEGDFSLRPAFERWKNHLAHRDFKITIDTWSLLVLLGFGLSAYFRILHLNSLPPEMVSDHAEKLLDVMDVLAGKTSIFFPRNTGREAMQFYVAAATAKWLGTGISYMTLKIGTVLAGLLTLPYIYLLGKEVGGREVGLAAMVLAGIGYWPNVISRVGLRFPLYPLFVAPAMYYLVRGIRRNRLNDLLLCGLAVGLGLHGYSPARVIPIVIVLGVALYLLQRESRGQRWALISRLIAIGFIALVVSLPLLRVAIERPDEVFFRTLTRVGDTERDIGVSPLKIFASNVIKGLGMFVWDDGEVWVNSIPHRPALDWITAALFLLGLVFVFVRYVRERNWVDLFMILSIPFLQLPSTLSIAFPNENPATNRAAGAFVPAFVIAGIALAAVPAYFRKLGKERRHVIASFVSISVLLLVAAVENYQLVFDEYAEGYRRASWNTSDAGEVIEGFAESVGSYDTAYVVAYAYWMDTRLVGINAGQPDRDYAIWADDFDALLSDPRAMLFIVNPADQESVSKLMELFPAGTITRREYDIEGKDLLLYFVPQDSGREGFEKHGRESQ, translated from the coding sequence ATGGAAGAGAAACGAAATAGTCTTTCGAATCACGAAGATCCCAGCGGTCAAGTTCAAGAACCAACGGTCCTCGATTGGGTGAAATCCATCCTGCGTTTTAATCCCATCCCGATACCGGAAAAGGTGGCCACTGCGGATGAGAAGGCGATGGCGCCCGCTCACCGTCCACCTTTATCACCGCGGGAAACGGCCTCCAGACCGGTGGAAATGCCGGCGTGGTCTCAATTGCGATTTCCGTTGGCTTTAATCCTCGCCGTTATCGCACAATTCACCATCGAATCCATCAAGACCAGTCCCGACTGCTGTTCCACCAGGCATTATGCCCTCATATTTATCAGTCTCCATCTGTTCATCGTATCGGCTGCGATCCTCGCATTTTCGCTGATCCGTGGAGATTTTCGCATCGAGCCGCTGCCGGCGGTCCGGGGAACGGCCAGCGTCGTCGCTTTTCGACCGATGCCGCTGTTGTTTGCCGTAATATTCTCCATGCTGACGTATCTCACCTCGAGTGAAGACACCTTCCGTTTGTCCACCGTGGTTTTCTGGTCAGCGGCGTTGATTTCCGCTTTGATGGCTTTCTGGGAAGGGGATTTCTCCCTACGTCCTGCATTCGAGCGTTGGAAGAATCACCTGGCGCATCGGGATTTTAAAATTACCATCGATACATGGTCGCTGCTCGTTTTGCTTGGTTTCGGGCTTTCGGCGTATTTCCGTATCCTTCACTTGAACTCCTTGCCGCCCGAAATGGTCAGCGATCATGCGGAGAAACTGCTCGATGTCATGGACGTTCTGGCAGGAAAAACCTCGATTTTCTTTCCCCGCAACACAGGAAGGGAGGCCATGCAGTTCTACGTGGCCGCGGCGACGGCGAAGTGGTTAGGCACCGGCATTTCGTACATGACGTTGAAAATCGGCACGGTCCTCGCTGGTTTACTTACCTTGCCCTACATCTACCTGTTGGGTAAGGAAGTCGGGGGTCGGGAGGTCGGCCTGGCGGCGATGGTGCTGGCAGGTATCGGGTATTGGCCGAACGTGATCAGCCGGGTTGGCCTTCGTTTCCCGCTCTATCCCCTCTTTGTTGCGCCGGCGATGTACTATCTGGTGCGCGGCATCCGCCGCAACCGATTGAACGATTTGCTGTTGTGCGGCCTGGCGGTCGGACTGGGACTTCATGGGTACAGTCCGGCGCGCGTCATTCCCATCGTGATTGTGCTGGGCGTAGCCCTGTATTTGCTGCAGCGTGAGTCACGCGGGCAACGTTGGGCTTTGATCTCACGCCTGATAGCCATCGGTTTTATCGCTTTGGTGGTTTCGCTGCCGCTGCTGCGGGTAGCAATCGAACGGCCGGACGAGGTGTTCTTCCGCACGTTGACGCGAGTCGGAGACACTGAACGTGATATTGGTGTATCTCCGCTGAAAATATTCGCCTCGAACGTCATCAAGGGTTTGGGGATGTTTGTGTGGGATGATGGTGAGGTATGGGTAAATTCGATTCCCCACCGGCCTGCGCTGGACTGGATCACGGCGGCCCTTTTTCTTCTGGGGCTGGTGTTCGTGTTCGTGCGCTACGTGCGTGAAAGAAATTGGGTTGATCTATTTATGATTCTCTCGATTCCCTTTCTCCAACTGCCTTCGACGCTGTCGATCGCTTTCCCCAACGAAAATCCGGCCACAAACCGGGCTGCCGGTGCGTTTGTCCCGGCGTTCGTGATCGCGGGAATCGCCCTTGCGGCCGTGCCGGCCTACTTCCGTAAACTGGGAAAGGAGCGGCGGCACGTCATCGCCAGTTTCGTATCGATCTCGGTGCTTCTGCTCGTTGCGGCGGTCGAGAATTACCAGCTCGTGTTCGATGAATATGCAGAAGGATATCGCCGGGCGTCGTGGAACACAAGCGACGCCGGCGAGGTGATCGAGGGCTTTGCCGAATCGGTGGGATCGTACGATACTGCCTACGTCGTCGCCTACGCTTACTGGATGGACACTCGATTGGTGGGAATCAATGCCGGTCAGCCGGATCGCGACTACGCCATCTGGGCGGACGACTTCGATGCATTGTTGTCCGATCCACGTGCGATGCTCTTTATCGTCAACCCGGCGGACCAGGAATCGGTTTCCAAATTGATGGAGCTTTTCCCCGCCGGGACAATCACCAGGCGGGAGTACGACATCGAGGGCAAGGACCTTTTGCTGTATTTTGTTCCCCAGGATTCCGGGCGAGAGGGTTTCGAGAAACATGGACGTGAATCACAATGA
- a CDS encoding glycosyltransferase family 4 protein: MRILTSLYYYRPHFSGLTVYTERLSRSLAARGHDVTILTSRYDRNLASLESMNGVQVRRINVAFTVSKGPLMPTIPYWAMRLIPKHDIVHLHVPQLDAAFFAALAKFFRKPVVLTYHCDLNLPPSPVNWLASQASRFANTVSATLSDVVVTNTRDYAEESRFLRRFLGKLQVIPPPIEVSQVDADIVKDLKSRWNIQDGQQIIGMAARLATEKGAQVLARALPQVLTRWPRARVIYAGQYRNVIGEEAYARRLQPLIDELGEHWLFAGSLSQDELAAFFSLCDLTVLPSLNSTESFGMVQVESIFLGTPVIASDLPGIRQPVKQTGMGRVFPAGDSRALAEAIVDILDSPGKYLCESDVLTQRFGSAHVAEEYEMLFRRLLSSGEDS; encoded by the coding sequence GCCGCCAGAGGACACGACGTGACGATCCTGACTTCGCGTTACGACCGGAATCTGGCTTCTCTCGAATCGATGAATGGGGTTCAGGTCCGGCGGATCAACGTCGCGTTTACGGTAAGCAAAGGTCCGCTCATGCCCACCATCCCCTACTGGGCGATGCGGTTGATTCCCAAACACGACATCGTCCATCTGCACGTGCCACAACTGGACGCTGCTTTTTTTGCCGCTTTGGCAAAATTCTTTCGGAAACCTGTTGTGCTCACCTATCATTGCGATTTGAATCTACCACCGTCGCCGGTCAACTGGCTTGCCAGCCAGGCTTCCCGCTTCGCCAATACCGTCTCGGCAACGCTCTCGGACGTCGTGGTCACGAACACGCGGGATTACGCGGAAGAATCGCGATTCCTGCGGCGCTTCCTGGGGAAATTACAGGTCATCCCACCGCCGATCGAAGTGTCGCAGGTGGATGCGGATATCGTGAAGGATTTAAAATCGCGTTGGAATATACAGGATGGGCAGCAAATCATCGGTATGGCCGCACGATTGGCTACGGAAAAAGGAGCGCAGGTACTGGCGCGAGCACTCCCGCAGGTCTTGACGCGCTGGCCGAGGGCGCGTGTAATTTATGCAGGGCAATATCGAAATGTGATCGGTGAGGAAGCGTATGCACGCCGCCTGCAGCCCTTGATTGACGAACTGGGAGAACATTGGCTGTTCGCCGGATCGCTTTCGCAAGACGAACTGGCGGCGTTCTTTTCACTTTGTGATTTGACGGTGTTGCCGAGTTTGAATTCCACGGAGAGTTTCGGGATGGTCCAGGTCGAATCTATATTTCTGGGTACGCCGGTCATCGCCAGTGACTTGCCGGGAATACGCCAGCCCGTGAAGCAGACCGGAATGGGCCGGGTGTTTCCGGCGGGCGATTCCAGGGCACTGGCAGAAGCCATCGTGGACATACTTGACTCGCCCGGGAAATATCTCTGCGAATCCGACGTATTGACTCAACGTTTTGGTTCAGCGCACGTCGCAGAGGAGTACGAAATGCTGTTCCGACGGCTGCTTTCGAGTGGCGAGGATTCGTAG
- a CDS encoding DUF2298 domain-containing protein, with the protein MLFGALGPTNMADYPVYWALGVLGTAYAVLLFRRKLSLRTVLEALVLAGLLIGLANLLFQPFHDAYAQGYNNLEIWKGTKTSLVDYFTVHGLFLFLITTWMIWEGIRWMGETPLSALQELRPYFGVIALSGIVLAAGTAILIGLGYSAAFFVVPITTLAVVLLLRKDMALVKRVVLVLIGVAIALTFFVEVWIVAATIDRMNTVFKFYMQVWDMLSLAAAAAFVWILADFHAWQRIWRRIWSLLACFLIASALLYPLFATPAKIKDRWVSEAPHSLDGMAFMPFAVRDELHDSFSLQEDYEAILWMQDNVTGTQVIIEANAPEYRWGSRFTIYTGLPGVIGWLNHQRQQRVEGPPGAVEARAADVLHFYLTLSIPEAQQILDRYNIRYVVLGRLERAYYEKVQPCMSGPNGRSVSCDMRGYPYGMSQPDVSASECEPIHAGEADSQLACPTHGLEKFDSMVDSGILREVFHFGDTQIFEVVQ; encoded by the coding sequence TTGCTGTTCGGCGCACTCGGTCCGACGAACATGGCGGATTATCCCGTGTATTGGGCGTTGGGGGTCCTGGGAACTGCGTATGCGGTGCTGCTCTTCCGGCGAAAATTGAGTCTCCGCACCGTTCTCGAAGCGCTGGTATTGGCCGGACTCTTGATCGGCCTGGCCAATTTACTCTTCCAACCTTTTCACGATGCATACGCGCAGGGATACAACAATTTGGAGATATGGAAGGGCACGAAGACTTCCCTTGTGGATTACTTCACCGTTCACGGCTTGTTCCTGTTCTTGATAACAACCTGGATGATCTGGGAAGGCATTCGTTGGATGGGCGAAACGCCGCTCTCGGCGCTGCAGGAATTGAGGCCATATTTTGGGGTCATCGCGCTGAGCGGCATCGTACTTGCGGCGGGTACTGCGATTTTGATCGGACTGGGATACTCCGCTGCCTTCTTCGTCGTGCCGATCACAACGCTGGCAGTGGTGCTGCTTTTACGAAAGGATATGGCGCTCGTAAAGCGGGTTGTTCTGGTGTTGATCGGGGTGGCGATCGCCTTGACGTTCTTCGTTGAGGTGTGGATCGTGGCAGCAACCATCGATCGCATGAATACGGTCTTCAAATTCTACATGCAAGTGTGGGACATGCTCAGTTTGGCTGCCGCTGCGGCTTTCGTCTGGATTCTGGCAGATTTTCACGCCTGGCAGCGGATCTGGAGACGTATCTGGTCTCTCTTGGCGTGCTTTTTAATTGCATCGGCGCTGCTTTATCCGCTGTTTGCCACGCCGGCTAAAATCAAAGACCGCTGGGTGAGTGAAGCTCCGCACTCGTTGGATGGCATGGCCTTCATGCCCTTCGCAGTACGGGATGAACTGCACGACAGCTTTTCTCTTCAAGAGGATTACGAAGCCATTCTCTGGATGCAGGACAACGTCACGGGAACGCAGGTCATTATCGAGGCCAACGCTCCCGAATACCGCTGGGGTTCGCGTTTCACGATTTATACCGGATTGCCGGGCGTAATCGGTTGGTTGAATCACCAGCGGCAGCAACGCGTCGAGGGTCCGCCCGGTGCAGTCGAAGCGCGCGCTGCAGACGTCCTGCACTTTTACCTCACGCTGTCGATTCCGGAAGCCCAGCAGATACTCGACCGGTACAACATCCGCTACGTCGTACTCGGCCGCCTCGAGCGTGCGTACTACGAAAAAGTGCAGCCGTGCATGAGCGGACCGAACGGGCGTAGTGTGAGTTGTGACATGCGCGGCTATCCGTACGGCATGAGCCAGCCGGACGTATCTGCTTCGGAATGTGAACCGATCCATGCGGGTGAAGCCGATAGCCAGCTTGCCTGTCCCACACATGGACTGGAAAAATTCGACTCGATGGTTGATTCCGGAATACTTCGAGAAGTGTTTCACTTCGGTGATACGCAGATTTTCGAGGTCGTGCAATGA
- a CDS encoding class I SAM-dependent methyltransferase — protein sequence MEKDFLGAHLRELPYFRSILRAVEAELFQGVELAHPILDVGCGDGHFASVALDQAIDWGIDLHLPSIREAQSRGAYRAITQANGSQLPFPDESFASALSNSVLEHMPYLESVLAETARVLRPGALFVFTVPNPGYRDRLSFPQFLRRLRLGALGDAYERYFMWMSRTYNLYDEQQWGELLSRAGFEIEQTFRYFPPSSLHALEWGHYFGAPCLIPRWLAGKWILVPQRWNLIWTDRIVRRYADASPSEDGTYSFYKVRKR from the coding sequence ATGGAAAAAGATTTTCTTGGTGCGCATTTACGTGAGTTACCGTATTTCCGCTCGATCCTGCGAGCGGTTGAAGCCGAATTGTTTCAGGGTGTCGAACTCGCTCACCCGATACTCGACGTAGGCTGCGGTGACGGTCATTTTGCATCCGTCGCATTGGATCAAGCCATCGATTGGGGTATCGATCTTCACTTACCTTCGATCCGAGAGGCGCAGTCTCGCGGGGCTTATCGTGCGATCACGCAGGCCAACGGAAGCCAGCTGCCTTTCCCGGACGAGTCGTTTGCCAGCGCCTTGAGCAATTCCGTTCTGGAGCACATGCCGTATCTGGAATCCGTTCTTGCGGAGACTGCCCGGGTGCTGCGGCCTGGTGCGTTGTTCGTGTTCACGGTTCCAAATCCGGGCTATCGAGATCGCCTCAGCTTCCCCCAATTTCTTCGGCGGCTGCGTCTCGGTGCCCTGGGAGATGCATACGAACGATATTTCATGTGGATGTCCAGGACCTACAATCTTTATGATGAGCAGCAGTGGGGTGAGCTGCTTTCTCGCGCAGGTTTCGAAATCGAACAGACTTTTCGGTACTTTCCCCCTTCTTCCCTACATGCATTAGAATGGGGACATTATTTTGGTGCACCGTGTTTGATCCCGCGCTGGCTTGCCGGGAAATGGATTCTCGTTCCGCAGCGGTGGAATCTGATATGGACGGATCGCATCGTTCGACGTTACGCGGATGCGAGTCCCAGCGAAGACGGTACGTATAGTTTCTACAAAGTGCGCAAACGATGA
- a CDS encoding DUF2298 domain-containing protein encodes MLLLILILAASVRLVGLNWDAYSHNHPDERFLTMVESSIRIPTSVGEYFDTDTSTMNPHNMGYGFFVYGTFPIFLVRLLAEWVGKTGYDEVHLVGRMVSVLFDLATIYVVYLIGKRLYRQRVGLLAALFTALSVLLIQHAHFFVVDPVANAFILAGLYFAIRIFDEGKGLDYALFGLMLGLSVASKINAAPLAVMVALAAAARVFSADGERFMQELKRAAGFLTLAAFLSLLTFRVFQPYAFEGPSFFNINLNERWLNNMAEIRAMNRGDTDAPYALQWAARPPILFSLKNMILWGLGLPLGLVAWAGWGLALWEMFLGRWRRHFIVVVWTGAYFLWQSWGFTPAMRYEIPVYPTLAIMAAWGLWRVWEKTGEIRADRRRLAKIFVGGIACVTVLWTFIWALAFTSIYTRPLTRFEASEWIYSHIPAAINVVVEADGERLFEPLALPLNVVVAADKPYETEFKSEHSGRLNGISLASVRDLTRENEQTVFSVKIAETKSGGEILGRQQTTTALIQDAPIDVDLRFDEPIEISAGSYYKIRLELDSSGAVELNREIDAVVDVAGAENRQAIKLPQLEYALGGSTTPIHQFTIHHDGQIVSLYLPYVFDASSNAGSERNLRIELLRDPAADPVAVATHRGESVDTETELEIPFDQVLSVVAGETYYLRLSLLEGTALAMRASAIISETTWDDGLPFRVGGYDIGGRYSSLNQELYWQDDTDEDGNGVSDKLERIVSTLTDGDYLIITSNRQYGTITRVPVRYPLTIAYYRALFDCPEPERVLVCGARAQAGETGEKLGYELERVFESNPRLGPLEISDQLAEEAFTVYDHPKVLIFKKTDAFSPDRVTEILEKVDLSQVQHILPKDVGKVEAPKSLLLTESVWEEQQESGTWSDLFDRSSIVNTSDVAAVVVWWLAIAGIGWIAFPITRVVFGGFKNGGYPISRIVGLLLVAWGSWMLGSMGVSVSRLTILAVVVGIAFISVLIVWVDRKNFLAFLRERKREIWITEGIIFAFFLFDLFIRLGNPDLWHPFFGGEKPMDFSYLNAVLKSSTFPPYDPWFAGGYINYYYFGFVIVGMPIKLLGIIPAKAYNLVIPTLFSLLAMAGYCVAYNLVAFTRGRSGKIPLPDARTAGIAAALLLVVLGNLGTADMLYDGFKTLGAASNAEAHGLQGTFQALAGVIRFLTNGFQLQIPLHHWYWSRRAASEAAGLSLEFLSSSAACCSAHSVRRTWRIIPCIGRWGSWELRMRCCSSGEN; translated from the coding sequence TGATGCTGCTCTTGATCCTCATTCTTGCGGCATCGGTGCGGTTGGTGGGTTTGAATTGGGATGCGTACAGTCACAATCATCCGGACGAACGCTTCCTCACCATGGTCGAAAGCAGCATCCGTATTCCCACATCGGTTGGCGAGTATTTCGATACCGACACTTCTACGATGAACCCGCACAACATGGGCTATGGGTTCTTCGTGTACGGCACTTTTCCGATCTTTCTCGTGCGCCTGCTCGCCGAGTGGGTGGGCAAAACGGGTTACGATGAGGTCCATCTCGTCGGCAGAATGGTCTCCGTGCTGTTCGATCTGGCGACGATTTACGTCGTCTACCTGATCGGAAAACGGTTGTATCGCCAACGCGTGGGGCTGCTGGCCGCGCTCTTCACGGCTCTCTCTGTGCTGTTAATCCAACACGCGCATTTCTTCGTCGTCGATCCTGTCGCGAATGCTTTCATCCTGGCCGGCCTGTATTTCGCCATACGCATATTCGACGAAGGCAAGGGATTGGATTACGCGTTGTTCGGTCTGATGCTGGGCTTGTCGGTGGCGTCCAAGATCAACGCCGCACCGCTGGCCGTCATGGTGGCATTGGCGGCTGCAGCCAGGGTTTTTTCGGCGGATGGCGAGCGTTTTATGCAAGAGCTGAAACGCGCAGCCGGATTTCTCACTTTGGCGGCCTTCCTGTCTTTGTTGACTTTTCGAGTTTTCCAGCCGTATGCCTTCGAAGGGCCATCGTTCTTCAACATCAACCTCAATGAGCGCTGGCTGAACAACATGGCAGAAATCAGGGCGATGAACCGCGGCGATACGGATGCGCCATACGCACTGCAGTGGGCCGCCCGTCCGCCCATTCTTTTCTCCTTGAAAAACATGATTTTATGGGGTTTGGGATTGCCCCTCGGTTTGGTCGCCTGGGCAGGTTGGGGATTGGCTCTGTGGGAGATGTTCCTCGGACGATGGCGACGCCATTTTATCGTCGTTGTCTGGACGGGCGCATATTTCCTCTGGCAGTCATGGGGATTTACACCGGCAATGCGATACGAAATCCCGGTCTATCCCACTCTGGCAATAATGGCGGCATGGGGATTGTGGCGAGTCTGGGAGAAAACAGGCGAGATCCGGGCCGATAGACGGCGTCTGGCGAAGATTTTCGTGGGGGGAATCGCGTGTGTGACCGTCTTGTGGACGTTCATCTGGGCGCTGGCGTTCACCAGCATCTACACCCGCCCACTCACTCGATTCGAAGCGTCGGAGTGGATTTATTCCCACATCCCCGCTGCAATAAACGTCGTGGTGGAGGCGGATGGTGAGCGATTGTTCGAACCTCTCGCGCTGCCGCTCAACGTCGTCGTGGCTGCGGATAAACCCTACGAGACGGAATTCAAAAGCGAGCACAGCGGGCGTCTGAATGGAATTTCGTTGGCCTCCGTTCGTGATTTGACCCGCGAAAACGAGCAGACGGTCTTTTCGGTAAAAATCGCAGAAACCAAGTCGGGCGGAGAGATCCTGGGGAGACAGCAAACCACCACAGCGCTGATCCAAGATGCTCCGATCGACGTGGATCTGCGTTTTGACGAACCGATCGAAATCTCTGCTGGGAGTTACTATAAGATCCGCCTCGAACTCGATTCGAGCGGCGCGGTGGAATTGAATCGCGAGATCGATGCCGTCGTCGACGTGGCCGGCGCAGAAAATCGCCAGGCAATCAAGCTGCCGCAATTGGAGTACGCGCTCGGCGGCTCCACCACGCCCATCCATCAATTCACGATCCACCATGATGGGCAGATCGTCTCCCTGTACCTCCCGTATGTCTTCGATGCTTCGAGCAATGCAGGCTCGGAGAGAAATCTCAGAATCGAATTGCTGCGCGATCCCGCAGCCGACCCCGTAGCGGTGGCCACGCATCGCGGGGAATCCGTGGATACGGAAACGGAATTGGAAATCCCCTTCGACCAGGTGCTTTCGGTCGTCGCCGGCGAGACGTATTACCTGCGTTTGTCGCTCCTCGAGGGAACCGCATTGGCCATGCGGGCCTCAGCCATCATCAGCGAGACGACCTGGGATGATGGACTGCCTTTTCGGGTAGGCGGCTACGACATCGGCGGCCGCTACAGCAGCCTCAACCAGGAATTGTATTGGCAGGACGATACCGATGAAGACGGGAACGGCGTTTCGGATAAGTTGGAGCGCATCGTTTCGACCTTGACCGATGGGGATTACCTCATCATCACCTCAAACCGGCAGTACGGGACAATCACACGCGTTCCCGTCCGCTACCCGCTTACCATTGCGTACTACCGCGCGTTGTTCGATTGCCCGGAACCGGAGAGGGTCTTGGTTTGTGGAGCTCGAGCGCAAGCCGGCGAAACCGGAGAAAAACTCGGTTATGAACTCGAGCGGGTATTCGAGAGCAACCCCCGGCTTGGGCCTTTGGAGATCTCCGATCAATTGGCCGAGGAAGCCTTCACGGTCTACGATCATCCAAAAGTGCTGATATTCAAGAAAACGGATGCGTTCTCGCCCGATCGAGTCACGGAAATCTTGGAGAAGGTCGACCTCAGCCAGGTTCAACACATTTTGCCCAAGGACGTCGGAAAAGTAGAAGCACCGAAAAGCTTACTCTTGACCGAAAGCGTCTGGGAGGAGCAGCAGGAATCCGGGACCTGGTCGGATTTGTTCGATCGTTCGAGTATCGTCAATACTTCAGACGTGGCTGCGGTCGTCGTCTGGTGGCTGGCAATTGCCGGTATCGGCTGGATCGCTTTCCCGATCACGCGCGTGGTTTTCGGCGGTTTTAAGAACGGGGGTTATCCAATATCGCGCATCGTCGGGCTCTTGCTGGTTGCATGGGGCAGCTGGATGCTGGGAAGCATGGGGGTTTCGGTTTCCCGGCTGACGATCCTGGCGGTGGTTGTCGGAATTGCCTTTATATCCGTGCTCATCGTTTGGGTAGATCGAAAGAACTTTCTGGCGTTCTTGCGGGAACGCAAACGCGAGATTTGGATCACCGAAGGCATTATTTTCGCGTTCTTCTTGTTCGATCTGTTCATCCGTCTGGGGAATCCGGATTTATGGCATCCGTTCTTCGGTGGTGAGAAACCGATGGATTTCTCCTACCTGAACGCGGTGCTGAAGAGCAGCACGTTTCCGCCGTACGATCCCTGGTTTGCGGGGGGGTATATCAACTATTACTACTTTGGTTTCGTGATCGTCGGCATGCCGATCAAGCTGTTGGGCATCATTCCTGCAAAAGCCTACAACCTCGTCATTCCTACGCTCTTTTCCCTGCTCGCCATGGCGGGTTACTGTGTGGCTTACAACCTGGTCGCATTTACTCGGGGACGCTCGGGGAAAATTCCACTGCCCGACGCGCGCACGGCGGGGATCGCCGCTGCCTTGCTGCTCGTTGTTTTGGGCAACCTCGGCACGGCGGACATGCTCTACGACGGTTTCAAGACGCTCGGCGCAGCGTCGAACGCCGAAGCTCACGGGTTGCAAGGGACTTTTCAGGCACTGGCCGGAGTGATACGTTTTCTTACCAACGGCTTTCAGTTGCAGATTCCCCTCCATCATTGGTATTGGTCGCGGCGCGCGGCGAGCGAGGCCGCTGGTTTGAGTTTGGAATTTCTTTCTTCTTCGGCGGCTTGCTGTTCGGCGCACTCGGTCCGACGAACATGGCGGATTATCCCGTGTATTGGGCGTTGGGGGTCCTGGGAACTGCGTATGCGGTGCTGCTCTTCCGGCGAAAATTGA